The Corallococcus caeni genome includes a region encoding these proteins:
- a CDS encoding branched-chain amino acid transaminase — MSSTSSTVLRAEHIWLDGKLMKWDEGNVHVMTHALHYGLGVFEGIRAYKTHDGRLAVFRLREHIRRLLDSAHIIMLQMPYSEDELVEATLELLRKQKAQFANGAYLRPVAFMGDGAMGLGAVNPTRVGITAWDWGAYLGDKGMKEGIRAKVSSFTRNHVNVNMVRGKITGQYVNSILAKREAVLAGYDEAILLDISGFVAEASGENIFMVNKKGIIKTPPLSSPVLDGITRDTVLKLLRDAGHTTIEEVTVTRDALYISNEVFFTGTAAEITPVREVDNRQIGDGKPGPISRFVQETYFRVVRGQEARYADWLTYV; from the coding sequence ATGAGCTCGACCTCATCCACCGTGCTGCGCGCCGAACACATCTGGCTCGATGGGAAGCTGATGAAATGGGACGAGGGCAACGTGCACGTGATGACGCACGCCCTCCACTACGGCCTGGGCGTCTTCGAGGGCATCCGCGCCTACAAGACCCATGATGGCCGGCTCGCCGTCTTCCGGCTGCGCGAGCACATCCGCCGCCTGCTCGACTCCGCGCACATCATCATGCTGCAGATGCCTTACAGCGAAGACGAGCTGGTGGAGGCCACGCTGGAGCTGCTGCGCAAGCAGAAGGCGCAGTTCGCCAACGGCGCCTACCTGCGCCCGGTGGCCTTCATGGGCGACGGCGCCATGGGCCTGGGCGCGGTGAACCCCACCCGCGTGGGCATCACCGCGTGGGACTGGGGCGCGTACCTGGGTGACAAGGGCATGAAGGAGGGCATCCGCGCCAAGGTCAGCTCCTTCACGCGCAACCACGTGAACGTGAACATGGTGCGCGGGAAGATCACCGGCCAGTACGTCAACTCCATCCTCGCCAAGCGCGAGGCGGTGCTCGCCGGCTACGACGAGGCCATCCTCCTGGACATCAGCGGCTTCGTCGCGGAGGCCTCCGGCGAGAACATCTTCATGGTGAACAAGAAGGGCATCATCAAGACCCCGCCCCTCTCGTCCCCCGTGCTGGACGGCATCACCCGCGACACGGTGCTGAAGCTGCTGCGCGACGCCGGCCACACCACCATCGAGGAGGTCACCGTCACCCGTGACGCCCTCTACATCTCCAACGAGGTCTTCTTCACCGGCACCGCCGCGGAGATCACCCCCGTGCGCGAGGTGGACAACCGCCAGATTGGCGACGGCAAGCCCGGCCCCATCAGCCGGTTCGTCCAGGAGACGTACTTCCGCGTCGTGCGGGGCCAGGAAGCCCGCTATGCGGACTGGCTGA